The Lonchura striata isolate bLonStr1 chromosome 6, bLonStr1.mat, whole genome shotgun sequence nucleotide sequence AAAGTAACAAGTGAAAACGGTGCCTTGTTGAGATTCATGCTTGGCTAGTTTCTCCTTGTAATCAAACCCCACAGCAGATGGGTCCTGCCTTTCTGTCTGTACACCAAATTTCCCTCCGAAACCACTCTTATAGTCTGAAAAAGCCACATGGGATATATTAAAACCAAGGCAGGGAATTAAAGTTCAGTCAGAgacattcaaaataatttttgcaatattttcaaTTATCAGCAATTTTTGAtagtgagaaaaaaaagaaatacgtCAAGACACTTCTACAAAAGTAAATTGAAAAAAGTCTCAACTCAGATGATTTATCAGATACAAGAACACCATtctgaaatcacagaaaaaaagcatttttcaacatttttcatCCATACTGCATAACGTACTTGCATTTGATCAAAGGTATGAACACAGGTAAACAGGTAATTTGCTcatccaaacaaaacaacatatGATACAAgagaataaacaaaataaacaccaaAACAGTACAAGAGAATCAAATGATGAGCTTCCTTCATCTGCATGGTTAACATTTGTACAGAGAGCTGATTTTTAAATAGGTGTGAAGATGGGCCCTACAAAGACCACCCTCCAGATATTCCTAAAGAAAAGAGGAACGTTTCTGCTGCCACACAGCTTGAGGGAGAAAAGATTTCAGCTAAGAGCTGATCATTCCATACTGCTGCCTAGGGACCagccatttatttatttatatatatatgtgtgtgtgtgtgtgtgtgtgtgtgtgtgtgtgtgtgtgttataaAATGAGGGATGGCACAGAAAAAAAGGGATTCAGGTAATCCTCTCACAACAAGTCTGCTGGAGCACCCAACAGAATAATATTTTGAGGAACAGTTTTAATTTCAttacttgaaaaatattaatttctttaagtCAAGAGCAGTGACAGGCAGAGGGCTGAGGAGCAACATCGGCATTTTACAGGAAGTTGTATTTTGACTGGGAACCAAGTATTTCACAGAAACAGGTACCCCACAGGCCATGAAAAAGAACAGCATTTGATTTTAGACTCTTCCTGCATGGAAACAAGGATCTACACAACAGAATTCAGAAGGGAAAATTTATTTGTGGAAAGTACAAAGGAATTCCTAACCTGTGGTTTGCAAAGCTcaactgaaaaaggaaaataatccaGCATACTTGCAGGCCCATAAAGGGAAAATTtaatcctgagcctggaggtggAGGGGCTGGGTGTCAGCTGTGCCAAAGCTGCTCTGTAGCCACCAGTTCACCCAGTGACAGCAAAACCCAGACACAGGAAAGGAGCCTCACATCAGCTCCTGTGAGGCTCCCAAAGACACCAGGGCAGGGCTCACACAGGCAACAGGTCGTCAAAATGAGGGCAGGCAGAAAGAACAGCAAGGAACCGAGAGCTGATGTACCTTTCTGGGACTCGTGCAGCTGCACCTTCTCCTGGTGGTCCCAGCCAAGGGCACATTTGTCTTGTCTATCTGTCTGCACACCAAACTTGCCTCCAAAGCCCTTTACATAATCTGTGaagttttcagaaaatattattgcAATTCATAGCTGCAAACCGCATTTAATAAAAAACCAGGAATATGTTAGGGGACAAGCTGCCCTGTAAATAATGCATTCGCTCTTTTAAGGGGATCCAAAATCTGCACACGCATGGGGCAAACACACAtttaccacaaaaaaaaaaacccaaaaacaaacaaactaaaaactcccgctcaaaaaaaaaaaaaaatccaaagtatTTTTCCCAGGTTTAAAAGGGTCTGAGCTactatttttaaagaagataataaaaacctttctgtgattcatgtttttctgttttgccttGATATTCAAAGCCAACAGCACTTTTATCCACTTTGTCCTTGTCGACACCGTATTTACCACCAAAGCCCTTGGAATAATCTAGAGATAAGAGGGAAGAGTTTTGCTTGTAAGTGTTCAGCAACAAAATCATGACCTTGAGAAATTGTGATAATTAGGGCTGTTAGCACTGCACTGTGTTTTAAAAGAAGCACTGACATCCACAGCTAAACTTGATTTCAGACACTGAAGTCAGAAATCCTTCAGAACACATTCTTTGGGATGGAAAATATAATAGCATTTTGCTGGGCAATGCCAGCCTGACTCCTTGGTAAAATTCTGAAGACACTTATGGTGAAGTGAACTTCAAAACCCACATCAGCAACAGCCTGAATGCTTTTAAACACCCCCTGCTCCTTGTCAGCATTTCTAGAGTTCAAACATTTCTTTGGgacaaacagaaaacagatgGCAACAATGTCACAATTTTTCAATAAAATAGTCAATTTTTGATTAGATATGGCTGGAAACTTGAGCAGCAACACAGTATTAACTCTAAACACTGTTAAATGTTTTAATCCTCTAACAGCTGAGTCTTTTAGAAGCACTTCTCTGTGATGGTTAAGCTGCTCACAGTCTGAGTACTTTGATTTACAGTTTTTCAAAATGAGCTGTAAAAAACCTCCAGACAAACATGTGTGCCCTGGACCATCCCTTAAAAccaggcagattttttttttttttttgttttgttttgttttgtttttttttttgttttgtttttttttttttttcccccaagaagTTGAGGTTTTCAGCAACATAAATTTTACCCAGCATTACCTGTCAGCAGGTTAGGAGTGCAAGGGGTGTAAAACATGAGTACTTTACAACATGGGCTATGGGCAGTGCCTAGAGCACTAGGGAAGGAGCCTGCTAACACATGTGTGTCTATTCACCCTTCTGGGAGTCGTGTTTCTCAGTTTTCCCCTGGTAATCAAACCCCACTGCACTCTTGTCCACTCTGTCAGCCTGTACTCCATATTTTCCACCAAAGCCACTTGAGTAGTCTGCATTGAGAGTAAAGCACAATAAAAACAGCATGAAAGCAAATTGTCATGGATACAGCATAGCAGCAATTGAGGGGAAAAACAAGTTATTTCAGAACTGAAGTATTATGAATGCTTTAGCATATaaaattcagtttaattttaACCACAAGATAAACAACAGTCCTACAGCTTATGATGACTCCCTTTAAATTATTTCCCTATTTCCAACAGAATGCAATACAGCAAAGAGCAGCTCCCAGTCTTCCTGATACGTCCCTGAACCtcacttcagaaagaaaaatgagactTCTGATGACCCACTATTTCCTTATCTTAAAACCTCATCAACTCAAAAAACTGCTaggaaatggattttttcctcctctgttccACTAAACCCACCTTGTGATTCGCTGGGAATGTCATGCAGAGGTCTCACTAAAGAAGGTACTATCTACACAGTGAAAGAATCTACTCTATTTTTTATCGAAAACGTGCCCACCAAGGTGACCACCTCCCCACTTTACCTTTTTGGGAGGGATGCTTCTCAGTTTTGCCCTGATATTCAAACCCAACAGCTGActggaagagaaataaaatgacAACTGTGACAGAGTTAGGCATTAGGAGAAAAACTGCACACACTTCAGTGGACACAGCATGGCAAGTTCCTTTGCCTTTCCATCCTGCTCTGACCTTCCGGAATGGGGGCACAAATACCTCTTTAACTTATGGGCCATATTAATTTACATGGCAGTTCAGTGCATGTGCTCATGGCCAGGGTTTTGTCCTCCCTTGTCAAGGCAAATTTTCCCAGCAGCACACTCCAGCCTGGTCTTGCCAGGTCCAGCAATTCAGTATGACAGAAATCCAGCATTTCCATGAAGAGATTGTTATGCAGTCTTGGAACAGAATATTAATTATCCTGCCCACCAGCTCATATTGTGATACAGGGCAAACCATCCCCAAACATTTTACAGTATTCACACTGACCTTGTCAAAGAACACAAAGAAGTAGTGTTTTAACATCTCTTTTCAACTTTCTTTTCAAATCATCTCAAATTCCCACGAAGGCTTTTTTCTACTCTGCTTCAAACAGTAATTTATCTCCCTAACAGTCAGTGTTAGCTTCTGCTAAACTTCAAAAAGAGCAGCCCACAGCATCCTAAGGCATTGGAATTCTGCAGTTTTATgtacaaaaggagaaaataaaccaCTGTGggtggctgcaggaggaaatcacTCACCTGGTCAACTCTGTCAGTTTGTACTCCAAACTTGCCACCAAACCCTTTCACCGAATCCACTTGGGAGCAATGCTGAGAAAGTTTGGATTGATATTCATGTCCAACAGCTGACTGAAAGAAATTGGTGAAGTTCAGAGACAGCAGTTCTACACAGTCCTATGTGTCAGACAAAACACTGCACCAAGCAACCAGAGGGTGAGTTTTGTTACCAACATGCATCACTGGCACTCCTCCTGTTGAAACCAACTTCCCTGGAAATTCATAGTCACTTGGGAAGTCTCCACAAGGATGTTGCCATGCTACCAATCCAGTCTAGGCAAGGGAAGTGACTGCATTTTATGCCCTGCATTTGCACTTCAAAAGCACAGGAATGAAAACAAGACAGGTACAGTGGGAGTCTTGATGGTGTTCATGCAGAATCTGAAGTGAGTTTCAGGTGAAACACATAGCCTTGTGTTTATTTAGGGATCTCTTTTAGCTGACAGGGGACTGCAACAAATGcaacaatatttttttacaaCAATACAAACACAACCAAAGCCAGCTGCCATTGGTTTAGGGAGGCACCCAAGTCTCCTGCATAAATCACAATTAGGCATCTTCCTCACATGCAAAATGGTGTTGAACATGAGGAGATGCATCCACACCTGTGCCAAAGgtatcccagccctgcaccctgGCTCTGGAAGTTGAGCTGAACAGAGGCTGAGCTCCATCCATGCCACAACAACTGGCAGGACACAGGGATATGTAATTACACACCTGGAAGTGCCTCCCCACACAGCCCTTGCTAGTGTTACACTGACCTAGTGCTAGGAAGCCCTTCCAGCTCCTGGAATTGATGCTGCAGCCTCAAACCTTGagtaaaaatgctttttccttgcCCAGTACCAACACTGGGAACTGGCCAGAGCAACCTGCAACTCACCAGCAACCCAACATTGCATAATCTGTGCCAGGCAGCTAGACCAAGGTAAACTAATTAGAGGACACAAGGTCTGCACACCTTGGATTTTACAGTGtttgctctttttcttccacacaggggcaggagggaacattcccagcagGTTGGGAAGCAAAACATTGGCTGAAGTCACTGCCAGGTAACAGATGAAGGAGATCAAGGATGGCAATAACAGGACACTGCTTTAActcaaaagcattaaaaaagctCCCTTCTTTTCCTGACTGAAACAACCATGCTCCTGTCCATTTTGCAGGTGTTCTGTAGTACATAAATATGACAGAAAAGGCTCCCACCtcccttttttcttcccattacATTTATGAAAAACAGGAAGCTCTGAAAATTTTACGTTTTACATGGTGTTACCTGACCTCCCTTTTGTTACACCAACTGAGGTATAAGTGTGGTGTTTTCTTGGTGGTACCAGGACTTTCTGCATTTCATCAAATGCAGAACATTACATCAAACCcctcctcagaaaaaaaatttttttggtAATCTGTATTTCAGAGTCAAACACCCTCATAACTTCTCTGTACATTTTACACCAGCTCAGGAGTTATGGCACACAGAGTGATGGAAATGTTCATTTTAACTCAGAACCAAGGTTTTGCCCTAAATGCAGCAAAACCCTGCACCATGACAATGCTACAGCCACCCTGATTTAATGGCCAAGCTTTAAAGACAAGCTGTAGGagcagcacacctgcacagATACCTGCAAAGGAGACATCTCAGCCACAAGGCTTCAGAACTACAGTTACAAGGGAGAAAGATTCATTACATACAGGAACTGTGAACACCTCCTGCCACCAGTATCACTCGCATGGGCATGACCAGCATGTTTTTCCCCACGATTAATTCTGGCCTATGTGAAGCACTGCTgacttttgtttccttctttttccccacAGACACAGGTGAGGGATAAACTACTGACActagagagcagcagcagaacaggcCTGGTGATTGAAtctgctcagcaattccttttCTCAGATTAAAAGGCTGGCCCACTGAGAACTGGACAGCAATTAACTCTGGAATATGAGAATCCAGCAAAAATTTAGGGCTGTCAAGTTACCAAgaatacagaaaacaaagaaaactttcTTATTTAGAAATGTTTTGATTCTTATTCTAGCAGAGGTCATGAAAGAAAGCAGCCAGAAGTTGATATGCCTATTTATCATATGACTAAAGGAGCTATACTAAGAATTATAATTTAACAGTATAATATAAGCAGTCTATATAACTCCTTATATAAAAAAACTACCATCTAATTGAAGTACAACATTTTAAATACTTGCATTATTTGTCACTGTCACAGTTTATTCTCAAGTGCTGCACTCTGATTTTAATGCAgcagcacatccttttttcatttttttggcaGTCTCTATCTATATGCATAGAAGAGCTGGCCCAGCATCTAAATAAAAAGATCGTACTGGATTTATTAATGCACCAAGTCCTTTGTTCATTTAgaaacataaatttaaaaacttgAATCCTGACTCCAGGGGAATCATCTCCAGACTTGGCATCAATCAAAACCACGTGGGGCCATTGCACAGCCCAGAGTAAAGCTGGAACAAGCTCAGCTCACACAGAGGGTGGTGCTGGCCAGGCTTATCCCTTGATCCCAGGGAAGTCCCATCCACACTTACTTTATCCATGCGATCTTGTTCCACGCCAAACTTCCCTCCGTAGCCATGGGAAGCTTTTGGTCCTGTTTGCAGCTCCCTCTCTTTGAGGTTCTGGTGTTCTTGGAATACATTCTCCCTCAGCAGATGAATACTTTAAAAGACAACAAAGCAGCAACTTTTACTAGGGAAGTTTCAGCAAATAACATCAAAAAGATGCAAAATATAAAGCTGACAAAACTATAATCTTAATTAGAATTTGGATCACTTGTATTTTTCAAGCCCTTCCCATTTTTTTAGTCTACAAAACATTTCCTCATAATCTGAGACACCGGATTTGTCccactgaaaaatgttttttaaagaaagaaaagaaactgctGGTTTTAAGATGAATGCGGAAGGGAATTTTGCTATTTTAACAATCATTTACCTACAACTGATTTGTGCatgaaacataattttttttttcattgtgtcCTAATTTAAATTCTTTATATTTAGATGGCAACTTTTCAGAATCGGGATCATCTCTTATCACACAGACCCTGCGGTATCAGGGCTAATTCTAACACAGCATTCTGGACAACACTGTACTGCAAAATAAAGATGTAAGGAAACTTGCACCTCCTCTTCCCAAAGTGATCCCTTAAAATTCGCAGAATTGAACTGAGGGCAGTGCAGGCTATTAAAAGAAGAGTAACCCAAGGTGTAATCTGTACTTTAAGCACTTTCCACCTGAGTTTTAGGATTCCTCAGGTGTAATTCAGCCAGCAGGAATTCCCACTGCCCTCAGAACAGAGCAGAGTAACACTTATCCCTGAAGTAACCAGAGTTTAGTCTCCCTCTGTTTGCAATATCACACATTTCCTAAAGTTCTGTCCTAgatgctttttaaagaaatacaggaTTCAGGAGATGCATAATTTCTGTTTCACATATCCCTCTGTGATGCACTTATTTGCTTTTCCGTCAGAGAGCTCAGTTTGTTACTTTGCCAGGGTTTTTATGAGTTTAGTTGTAGCAGTTTTCTAATCAAAGTGTAAGAATTAAGGGACCAAACATTTCCTTAAAGTACCAAAGTGAAATTACTCAGATCCCTCAGCTTCTCCCCTGGCACTACTGGCTCTTGCaccaaaacagcacaaaaaaaaatcttttcagatacagaggcaggaaaaatcacatttccagTGACAAAGAAAGATTAAAGCATCCCTGCACAATATTTCTGCTCTTAATTTCAGCTCTGAAGACACTGACAGATTTGAAAGACCAGCCATCTGGAAAATAATCAATCTTCTACAGGGACTCTTGTTTTAATTACAAAGACACAAGTAACTGGGATCATGAATTGATTAAAAGTTGCCAGAGTCTGTGCCTATTAATACATTTCACAAGAGAGCTGCTTTACTTGATGTGCTCTTGGTGGCCAGATCCATTCACAGTTTTAGCTCCCCAGCGCTGTTCTTTCTCACTCACATCATTCTGTGAAAGACACACATAAGAAAAGAGTTAAAAACCCAAAGGAATCTAGTCACACACATTTCAGAGCTCACAGCAAAAGCTTCCAGCAGTCACTGGGACCACAAGTGTTGGAAAAGCAGCTTCACTTCCCCTCCACTCCAGGGACACACTCTTGACAGTTTATTTGGCCAAGACACGTCCCCCACCCCACAGAGCTCCTCTGGAATTATCCCAGAACAAATTCCTGGTGGATCAGTATACCCCAAAAGCCATACCACAAAGTCTGGATCTGTCTCCCAGTCATCAGCTCCATCATCCTGGCTGACAGACACGGTGTGGCCTGCAGTAGCCTTCCACATCTGCAACACCAGCAAGAGAAGCAGGGTCACACTCCACTCACCTGCCAGCTCATTTGATTCGTGCAGGAGCTGACACAGGAGATGCAATCCAAAATCCCTAATAAAGTATGTTATTTAACCACATCACCAAGAGCTGTGCTTGCAGTGAAAACAGGTTGACCTCTGGAGCTCAGGCTGTCTTCTCAAGCTGGCTTACAAACCTGTTTAACTCTCCCATTTGCACTGTAAAAAGATTAGGAGTGATTGCTGTTTCAGGAGAACAAAGTCACCTTTCTTTGCTCAAattaatgtgtgtgtgtctccTGTGCAGTCATTGCACTCAAAGACTTCTGTTCACACAGGTTACCAAGCCAACATGCACTTCCAAAGACTGCTGCTAATTCTGGATCCTGTGCATACAACTAAGGTGTAGGaataggtaattttttttccccaggcacTAAAAATGGTGAGCACAACATTGTTCTTCACCTGCATTACACCTGCACAAACTCTTCTGCCGTGCATGGAGTTCCAGCACGGTGACTGAAATCCCAACAACTCTAAGAATTTGCACACAGTCCAGACACTGCTCCAACAACAACAGAGGAGTGTCTGTGCTCCTCAGGTATCCCCAGTGAGACATGGTGCTCACAAACTCAGCACCTTGTCTGGATTTCAGGAGAAACAGAGGGTGACTGCAGGAAGCAAGACTCATTAAAAAAGCAAACGATGACTTCTAGAAACAACACCCAGCACTTTAAAGAGGTTAATGATTTGGGGCCTCTCAGTTTCTGGAAACTTTATGCCCCACAGAGTATCAAGttggatatttttaattaacagtTCAGCTAGTTAGCAGAATTCCTGATCTTCCTGGTGCTAGTGGCTGGATTTTACACCCTTTATTCAAcataaatcaaaacaaatgcagtctagaaagcaaaactgaaacCTCAAACTGCATGCTGCCTGTTCTCCCAGCTTTTTCAGAATACACTTCAGAgaaaagatttcattttttctttgctattcAACTAGAgttcagttttttaaaataccagCATTCTGTCCACTTACCTTTATACTTGTAATTAGGAACAGATTACAAAGATAATTATAATCGGCTATTTAATTCACACAAGCATAATTCAGTGGGTGGGATGAAAACTCACTCCCTCTTAAATGCATAGCTAATAATCCCTGGGTAAAGTCCACAGTTCGTTCTGTCAGGCTCGTTTTGCAGCCTAGCAGAATGAGCTGATGAGCCACTTTTTTGGAACATTTCAGAAATTTCAGGGCTGGTAACATGATTGAGAATAGCTGGAAAACTGACAGTCAAACACCAGGGTAGCAAATGCTGGAGTAGCCTGGAAGGAGAGTGCAAAAGCAGAACAGGTGACATATTAACAGTATCAGCACATTTCCCCTCATGTTATTTCAGGTCTC carries:
- the CTTN gene encoding src substrate cortactin isoform X4 — its product is MWKATAGHTVSVSQDDGADDWETDPDFVNDVSEKEQRWGAKTVNGSGHQEHINIHLLRENVFQEHQNLKERELQTGPKASHGYGGKFGVEQDRMDKSAVGHEYQSKLSQHCSQVDSVKGFGGKFGVQTDRVDQSAVGFEYQGKTEKHPSQKDYSKGFGGKYGVDKDKVDKSAVGFEYQGKTEKHESQKDYVKGFGGKFGVQTDRQDKCALGWDHQEKVQLHESQKDYKSGFGGKFGVQTERQDPSAVGFDYKEKLAKHESQQDYSKGFGGKYGVQKDRMDKNAATFEDIEKPSSTYQKTKPVEAVANKTSRIRANFENLAKEKEQEDRRKAEAERAQRMAREKQEQEEARRKLEEQAKAKKQTPPPSPVTQVVEQKAPSSPLYQDAVSYEAGSAYRSSSPSYPAAQEPEAGYKAAQPDYQEAVSQREAEYEPETVYEVAGAAEENAYDEYENELGITAIALYDYQAAGDDEISFDPDDIITNIEMIDDGWWRGVCKGRYGLFPANYVELRQ
- the CTTN gene encoding src substrate cortactin isoform X1, which encodes MWKATAGHTVSVSQDDGADDWETDPDFVNDVSEKEQRWGAKTVNGSGHQEHINIHLLRENVFQEHQNLKERELQTGPKASHGYGGKFGVEQDRMDKSAVGHEYQSKLSQHCSQVDSVKGFGGKFGVQTDRVDQSAVGFEYQGKTEKHPSQKDYSSGFGGKYGVQADRVDKSAVGFDYQGKTEKHDSQKDYSKGFGGKYGVDKDKVDKSAVGFEYQGKTEKHESQKDYVKGFGGKFGVQTDRQDKCALGWDHQEKVQLHESQKDYKSGFGGKFGVQTERQDPSAVGFDYKEKLAKHESQQDYSKGFGGKYGVQKDRMDKNAATFEDIEKPSSTYQKTKPVEAVANKTSRIRANFENLAKEKEQEDRRKAEAERAQRMAREKQEQEEARRKLEEQAKAKKQTPPPSPVTQVVEQKAPSSPLYQDAVSYEAGSAYRSSSPSYPAAQEPEAGYKAAQPDYQEAVSQREAEYEPETVYEVAGAAEENAYDEYENELGITAIALYDYQAAGDDEISFDPDDIITNIEMIDDGWWRGVCKGRYGLFPANYVELRQ
- the CTTN gene encoding src substrate cortactin isoform X2; its protein translation is MWKATAGHTVSVSQDDGADDWETDPDFVNDVSEKEQRWGAKTVNGSGHQEHINIHLLRENVFQEHQNLKERELQTGPKASHGYGGKFGVEQDRMDKSAVGHEYQSKLSQHCSQVDSVKGFGGKFGVQTDRVDQSAVGFEYQGKTEKHPSQKDYSSGFGGKYGVQADRVDKSAVGFDYQGKTEKHDSQKDYSKGFGGKYGVDKDKVDKSAVGFEYQGKTEKHESQKDYVKGFGGKFGVQTDRQDKCALGWDHQEKVQLHESQKDYKSGFGGKFGVQTERQDPSAVGFDYKEKLAKHESQQDYSKGFGGKYGVQKDRMDKNAATFEDIEKPSSTYQKTKPVEAVANKTSRIRANFENLAKEKEQEDRRKAEAERAQRMAREKQEQEEARRKLEDAVSYEAGSAYRSSSPSYPAAQEPEAGYKAAQPDYQEAVSQREAEYEPETVYEVAGAAEENAYDEYENELGITAIALYDYQAAGDDEISFDPDDIITNIEMIDDGWWRGVCKGRYGLFPANYVELRQ
- the CTTN gene encoding src substrate cortactin isoform X3, whose product is MWKATAGHTVSVSQDDGADDWETDPDFVNDVSEKEQRWGAKTVNGSGHQEHINIHLLRENVFQEHQNLKERELQTGPKASHGYGGKFGVEQDRMDKSAVGHEYQSKLSQHCSQVDSVKGFGGKFGVQTDRVDQSAVGFEYQGKTEKHPSQKDYSSGFGGKYGVQADRVDKSAVGFDYQGKTEKHDSQKDYSKGFGGKYGVDKDKVDKSAVGFEYQGKTEKHESQKDYVKGFGGKFGVQTDRQDKCALGWDHQEKVQLHESQKDYSKGFGGKYGVQKDRMDKNAATFEDIEKPSSTYQKTKPVEAVANKTSRIRANFENLAKEKEQEDRRKAEAERAQRMAREKQEQEEARRKLEEQAKAKKQTPPPSPVTQVVEQKAPSSPLYQDAVSYEAGSAYRSSSPSYPAAQEPEAGYKAAQPDYQEAVSQREAEYEPETVYEVAGAAEENAYDEYENELGITAIALYDYQAAGDDEISFDPDDIITNIEMIDDGWWRGVCKGRYGLFPANYVELRQ